The following DNA comes from Thermogemmatispora onikobensis.
AGTATTGGTCACGCTTGCAGCGCGGCGAGAGCGTTGAGTACGAGGGACGGCTGATTACCCCGGATCAGGTGCTCGGCCCTCCGCGACGCGGTATCTCGCTGGCTTTTATCACTGATACACGCCCAACACCTAAGCTGAGCGCTCTCGCCCACGATGTTGATCTGCTGATCTGCGAGAGTATGTATGATGATCCGGCAGATCTCCCTCTGGCCCGCGCTCACGGGCATATGCTGGCAGAGGAGGCCGCGCGCCTGGCTAAGGAGGCCGGCGCTCACACGCTGCTATTGACTCACTTCAGCCCTAAGATCAATGATCCTTCCAACGCCGAAAAAGCGGCCCGGCGCGTTTTTCGCGCGACACGAGCCGCTCGGGATGGGGAGCTTCTGACCTTGGGCTACGCTCCCACCCCCGACGAGCAACGGGAGCGCTCGTCGCATTCAACTGAACCCGCTGACTGATTAGCTGGCCTCGGAGAGGCCCGTGATTTCTTCCACCCGCTCAGCGGGGCGCGCCGGTATCGGCCCCGCTCCTTCGCCCTCGATCAGCTGCAGATGAGGGCGGGGCTTCTTTAAATGCTCTTCGAAGAAAGAGAGCACTTTGTTGACGTAGGCGCGCCGGTCCGCAAAGTAGGCACCGCAGTGGTCAGCTTCGGGCACGATCCATAGCTCTTTCGGTTCTCCAGCTGCTTCGTAAAGAAGGGGGGCATCGCGCGGGTCGACCAGCGAATCTTTGCCACCGTGGATGATGAGAATGGGACGCGGCGCGATCTTGGCGATATCGCGTAACGGCGCCACCTGGTCAAAGCGATAGCCTGCGCGCCACCAGAGCAGGTAATCGGCGACCCAGGTGAAGGGAGCGGCAGGTAAGTGGAGCACGCGGTGAACATTGTAGTCGATGACACTCCAGTGAGTGGCAAATGAGCTGTCAGCGACAATTGCTTCTACATCCTGACAGCGGGCGCTGCACATGATGGCCACAGCAGCCCCCATCGAATAGGCAATGACCCCCAGGCGAGCGTGAGGCGCGCGCTCTCTGGCATAGGCCACTGCGCCCATGAAATCATTGATCTCGCGGTAGCCGAGGGTGACCGGTTTGCCTACCTCCTGCCCATGCCCGTAATACTCAAAGACGAGGACGTTATGGCTGGCTTTCCAGAGGTGGGCACACATGCCAAGCACGTCGGCCATCCCTGAGCGGTAGCCAGGGCAGACCAGGATGGTTGTGGTGGCCCCGGGATAGGGAATGTACCAGCCATTGACCATGTGGTCGCTGTTGGAGGCCGGAAAGGTCACCGCTTCGGCTGGCAGCTCAAGCTCAAAGGGAGAGATTTTGTAGAGGTCCGCAAAACTGACGATTTTCTTGGGACGGATCAGGGTTTCAACTACATAGACAGCTACTGTGACAACGAATCCTGCCACTCCGATGACGCTCCCCAGGCCGCCAACCAAAAGCTGCTTCAAAGAAGGCTTGCCTACACGAATCTTGCTTAGCTCTAGCACAGAGGCCGCCAACCTTTCTACTCGCTAGCTGATTGGCCCAGAGGGACAAGATCACGTCTGCCCAGAGGGACAGCTGAGCTAACTAGCAATACCTTCGTTATGACTCCGCGACTCGCACCCCAGGCAGCAGGATTGTCGGCCCTGCCCGCTCGCGCGTTCAGACAAGCCGCCGCTCCTTTCGCAGCCGGGTCTGCCTCATCCACCATGCGAAAGGCGTAAAAAACACCTTGCACTAGCCAGGCGTACGCGAGTCGGTGCACGCTTCCGTAGATGAACTCCCCCCACCACAGCCTGCCCACCCCAGAGAGAAATAGAGGCAGCGGCGTGCTGTCTGGCGTCGTTCGCCTGCCGCTGCGGCCAATCAGGCAGTTTGAGGTCGCTCTTGCAATCCTGATGGTAATCGTAGGTCGACATCTTCCATAAATTAGCTCATTAGCTATGATACTATATCGGAGACGGCCTTGCAAGGGGCGCCCCAGCCCCAATGAGCGGGCGGCCCGCGAGCCGCGCAGGGACAGGTACGTCAAGCGCGGCCAGCACGGTCGGGAGAATGTCGTAGGCAGAGACAGGCCGGAGTACAGACCGCTGGAGTCCCGCTCCATAGAGGCAGAGCAGCCCATCTGGCTGATGCATCCCATAGCACGGCTCGCCCGCGCTCCAGAGCTGCCGCTGCCCCAGGGCCTGCGAAAGCAGTATCCCATCGTGGGCCAGGAGCATAAGGCGTCGCTCCTGGCTGGGCAGACAGGTTTCGTCACGGTATAGGTCCCCAATGGCTGGATAGGCCGTTGCTGGATCGACCTGGGCCTGGAGATCGGCGATGAACTCTTCGATGTGCCTTTCGGTGAGGTGGTCGGCAAGCGCGATAGCTGCATAGCCTCCCAGCGGCGATGAGGCCGGAAGCCAGAGAAGGGAACCACCCGCCAGCGGTGGCTCAGCTGACTTCCCAGGAGAGGCAGCCAGCCGACAGACTCGCCAGCGCCGCCGCGCGGGAAGAGGAGGCAGTAGCTGCGCTTCCCCTCTCCAAGCAGACCAGCCGACTCCCCGAGCAGTGACTCTCCCCGACAAAGGAAAATGGGGAGTATAGCGTCTCAGATATTCTTTCAGATGAAAAGTGCGCTTGATGCTCTGAAAGCTGTAGGGCGAGAGAAGGATCAGCAGGTCAGACGGCTGTAGGGCGCTCAGCGCTCGCCCAAGTAGTTCATCGAGAAGGCGATAGCAAGCGACCACCTCCCGGCAGAGATCGAGCACGCGGTCCCAGTAGAGATGTTGCAGCAGATCAATCTCATGGAGTACGAAGAGACAGCAATCCCACGCTTCGCGTAGCAGGATGTCCAGGAGAGCAGAGCGATCTGCCAGGAGGCGCCGGATCTCTATCAGAGGTTCTTTGAACCAGGTCGCCAGCCCTCGCCAGGTGGGCGCGAGCTGATAATGCGGAACGACTTCCAGCAGTCTGGCAGCGAAGTCGGGTGGATAGGCAAGGCCAGCATAGAATGGCGGTGCAGGTGGACCGCTGAGCATGATGCCATTGATGGGACGAGGCGGATAGGTTGCGGGGACATTGACGACCAGGACGCGCCGCCCCCAGGCGCTCAGGTAACTCCAGAGCGTCTCATCCTCTTGTGCCAGGTCGTCCACGGTCTCCGGAGTCGAGCGCAGCGCAGCCGCCGTCTCCAGCAGGCAGCGATCGTACTCGTCATACTCCGGAATCAGGCCTTGCTTCCGCGGCGGAAGGCCGGTCATGATAGCTCGCCAGCGTGTGATCGCCGCCGGTGGAAGCGGGGCCTGTAACAAGGCATGCGCTCCCCCCTCGTAGATCTGCCGCAGATGGGGGAGCAATCCTTGCGCCATCAGCGGTTTCACAATGCGTAACGTCAGACCATCCACCCCAATAAGCAAGACCCGCATGATCCCCCTCAAATTACTGCGCAGCATTATATCTGACGAATATTGCTGCTAGAGAGCGCAAATTTGTCAAGATCTGGTTAATGCCAGGCTTGACTCATAAAGATTTCTCCATCGGCGACCCTCTCCGCCGGAGGCCACTCTCGCGGGGGAAAGCGGGGCCGAGGGAGCATTGTCCCCGGCCCGGGTGCTGTGGTAGGGTGTAAGAACAGCAAGGGTGAACAGACCGGTCAACCGACGGTCGCCTGATTCATTTTCACCTTACAGAGTGTTGCAGCTTGTTCAGCAAGGAGCAGCAACGGTCATGCAAGATCCCCAGAGCACTCGCCAGCGCCTGACGCTGAGCGACGCCCAGAGGCCGGAATATCTGGCCGATCCCTATCCTCTCTATCACCGCCTGCGCGAGCACGATCCCATCTATTGGGATGAAGAGATGCAGGCCTGGGTGCTGACACGCTATAGCGATGTCGTAGCTGTGCTGCGCGATCCGCGCTTCTCCTCGGCCTGGGGCTCCCTGGAGACGGCCTGGATGCCAGAGGAGCTGCGCCCTCAGCTAGAGCCTGTCCTGCGAGCGGTCTCGCGTCAAATGCTCTTTCTTGATCCGCCTGATCATTCGCGTCTGCGCAGCCTGGTGGCGCGGGCTTTCACGCCGCGCATGGTTGAAAGCCTGCGTCCGCGCGTGCAGCGCCTTGTCAACGAGTTGCTCGATGCGGTGCAGGAGCAGGGACAGATGGAATTCGTTGCCGATTTCGCCTATCCTTTGCCAGCGATTGTGATCGCCGAGATGCTGGGGGTGCCGCCCGAGGATCGCAGTCAGTTCATTGTCTGGACACGCGACTTTGGCCGGCTGCTAGATGGCAGCAATCTGGGTTTCGAGGAGCTGCTGAACACGTTGGGTGGCATCGCTGAATTCCTGGCCTACTTCAGGCGCCAGATCGCGCAGCGACGCCTGGCCCCGCGCGATGATCTCTTGCAAGCCCTGATCATGGCAGAGGAGCAGGGCGATCGCCTGACTGAGGAAGAGCTGCTCGGGAACTGCGTCTTGTTGCTGGCCGCCGGTCATGGTACCACAACCCACCTGCTTGGCAACGGCCTCTATGCCCTCTTGCAGCACCCAGAGCAGCTTGAGCTGCTGCGGAACAATCCCAGTCTGGCGCCAA
Coding sequences within:
- a CDS encoding alpha/beta hydrolase; this encodes MLELSKIRVGKPSLKQLLVGGLGSVIGVAGFVVTVAVYVVETLIRPKKIVSFADLYKISPFELELPAEAVTFPASNSDHMVNGWYIPYPGATTTILVCPGYRSGMADVLGMCAHLWKASHNVLVFEYYGHGQEVGKPVTLGYREINDFMGAVAYARERAPHARLGVIAYSMGAAVAIMCSARCQDVEAIVADSSFATHWSVIDYNVHRVLHLPAAPFTWVADYLLWWRAGYRFDQVAPLRDIAKIAPRPILIIHGGKDSLVDPRDAPLLYEAAGEPKELWIVPEADHCGAYFADRRAYVNKVLSFFEEHLKKPRPHLQLIEGEGAGPIPARPAERVEEITGLSEAS
- a CDS encoding alkaline phosphatase family protein, yielding MRVLLIGVDGLTLRIVKPLMAQGLLPHLRQIYEGGAHALLQAPLPPAAITRWRAIMTGLPPRKQGLIPEYDEYDRCLLETAAALRSTPETVDDLAQEDETLWSYLSAWGRRVLVVNVPATYPPRPINGIMLSGPPAPPFYAGLAYPPDFAARLLEVVPHYQLAPTWRGLATWFKEPLIEIRRLLADRSALLDILLREAWDCCLFVLHEIDLLQHLYWDRVLDLCREVVACYRLLDELLGRALSALQPSDLLILLSPYSFQSIKRTFHLKEYLRRYTPHFPLSGRVTARGVGWSAWRGEAQLLPPLPARRRWRVCRLAASPGKSAEPPLAGGSLLWLPASSPLGGYAAIALADHLTERHIEEFIADLQAQVDPATAYPAIGDLYRDETCLPSQERRLMLLAHDGILLSQALGQRQLWSAGEPCYGMHQPDGLLCLYGAGLQRSVLRPVSAYDILPTVLAALDVPVPARLAGRPLIGAGAPLARPSPI
- a CDS encoding cytochrome P450; the protein is MQDPQSTRQRLTLSDAQRPEYLADPYPLYHRLREHDPIYWDEEMQAWVLTRYSDVVAVLRDPRFSSAWGSLETAWMPEELRPQLEPVLRAVSRQMLFLDPPDHSRLRSLVARAFTPRMVESLRPRVQRLVNELLDAVQEQGQMEFVADFAYPLPAIVIAEMLGVPPEDRSQFIVWTRDFGRLLDGSNLGFEELLNTLGGIAEFLAYFRRQIAQRRLAPRDDLLQALIMAEEQGDRLTEEELLGNCVLLLAAGHGTTTHLLGNGLYALLQHPEQLELLRNNPSLAPTAVMELLRYDSPVQLTSRRLKTDVEWIGRRFKAGEEVLTVLGAANRDPEQFPEPDRLDLRRTDNRHLAFGHGPHFCLGAPLARLEAEVAFTTLLRRLPGLRLATEQVERLPSLVFRGLQALPVTFASVLPARGTAAGDTL